The Gopherus evgoodei ecotype Sinaloan lineage unplaced genomic scaffold, rGopEvg1_v1.p scaffold_45_arrow_ctg1, whole genome shotgun sequence genome has a window encoding:
- the LOC115642729 gene encoding olfactory receptor 4N5-like: MEHGNLTWVTEFMLLGLSEAHKPQLFLFFLFLLFYIVILPGNVLIILTIRSDPCLGSPMYFLLPNLAFLDICYCSVTPPKMLADFFSHHKTISYGGCMAQLFFIHFLGAAEIFLLIIMAYDRYVAICKPLHYASTVSRRVCCALVGAAWVGGFMHSIVQVALTIRLPFCGPNKLDNFFCDVPQVIKLACTDTYVVEILMFSNSGLVTLVCFLLLLISYTILLVKLRIQSFCGKSKAASTCVTHIIVVFIMFVPVLYIYAHPFRSFPLDKVVSLFLTVVFPLLNPMIYTFRNKEIISSMKRLMIRYSHSGGK, encoded by the coding sequence ATGGAGCATGGGAACCTCACATGGGTGACGGAATTCATGCTGCTGGGGCTATCCGAGGCCCACAAGCCCcagctcttcctcttcttcctcttcctcctcttctacaTAGTCATCCTCCCAGGCAATGTCCTCATCATCCTCACCATCCGGAGTGACCCTTGCCTGGGCTCCCCCATGTATTTCCTGCTGCCCAACCTGGCCTTCCTGGACATTTGCTACTGCTCTGTTACTCCCCCAAAGATGCTGGCTGACTTCTTCTCCCACCACAAGACCATCTCCTATGGGGGCTGCATGGCCCAGCTCTTCTTCATCCACTTCCTGGGGGCTGCTGAGATCTTCCTGCTGATTATTATGGCCTATGATCGTTATGTGGCCATCTGTAAACCTTTGCACTATGCCAGCACTGTGAGCAGGAGGGTCTGCTGTGCCCTGGTGGGGGCTGCCTGGGTGGGGGGCTTCATGCACTCCATAGTCCAGGTGGCTCTGACCATCAGGTTGCCCTTTTGCGGCCCGAACAAGCTGGACAACTTTTTCTGCGATGTGCCTCAGGTGATCAAGCTGGCCTGCACGGACACCTATGTGGTGGAGATCTTGATGTTCTCCAATAGCGGCCTGGTCACCTTGGTgtgctttctcctcctcctcatctcctACACCATCCTGCTGGTCAAGCTCAGGATTCAGTCCTTCTGTGGGAAGAGCAAAGCAGCCTCCACCTGTGTCACTCACATCATCGTGGTCTTCATCATGTTCGTCCCAGTCCTCTACATCTATGCCCACCCCTTCCGCAGCTTCCCCCTGGACAAGGTGGTGTCCCTGTTCCTCACCGTGGTCTTCCCACTACTGAATCCCATGATCTACACTTTCAGGAACAAGGAGATCATCAGCTCCATGAAGAGATTGATGATCAGATACAGCCATTCGGGTGGGAAGTAA